The Streptomyces sp. NBC_01197 genome window below encodes:
- a CDS encoding LysE family translocator → MVAAPGPSFMVLVNETLRRGRGAGLVTIIGSSTGLLMWAAASALGLAALTQTSELVFTVFKLAGAAYLCYLAVMTVRNRRDFGHQPEEVPDEHGTAGLWRSYRTGLVTSVANPKMATVYLALIPQFLPVGGGSPADVVTLTAVQIMISAGWYVVVVALVGLARRLLVMPKVRVGLAWVSGAVLLLLGLRTAVMTGPMA, encoded by the coding sequence ATGGTGGCCGCACCCGGTCCGTCATTCATGGTGTTGGTGAATGAGACGCTGCGCCGTGGCCGCGGCGCGGGTCTTGTGACCATTATCGGCAGCAGCACCGGGCTGCTCATGTGGGCGGCGGCCTCCGCCCTCGGCCTTGCCGCGCTGACGCAGACCTCCGAGTTGGTGTTCACCGTCTTCAAGCTGGCGGGCGCCGCCTACCTCTGCTACCTCGCGGTGATGACGGTGCGCAACCGGCGTGACTTCGGCCACCAGCCGGAGGAAGTGCCCGATGAGCACGGCACGGCTGGTCTGTGGCGGTCCTACCGGACAGGGCTGGTGACAAGTGTCGCCAACCCCAAAATGGCCACCGTCTACCTGGCGTTGATCCCGCAGTTCCTGCCCGTCGGCGGTGGATCGCCCGCCGACGTCGTCACGCTGACCGCCGTGCAGATCATGATCAGCGCCGGCTGGTACGTGGTGGTGGTCGCCCTCGTCGGTCTGGCGAGACGGCTGCTGGTCATGCCGAAGGTACGGGTGGGGCTGGCCTGGGTGAGCGGCGCGGTCCTGCTGCTGCTCGGACTGCGCACCGCGGTGATGACGGGCCCCATGGCCTAG
- a CDS encoding lipase maturation factor family protein — translation MEWFWAPEYTLSRLVFQRALAVVYLIAFVAAARQFRALTGEYGLLPAPRFLARAPFRRAPGVFHLHYSDRFFAGWAWLGALLAAAVAAGAADAVPLWAAMVWWAALWVMYLSIVNVGQIWYGFGWESLLLETGSLAVFLGNARTAPPVLVVWLLRWVLFRVEFGAGLIKMRGDRCWRDLTCLCYHHETQPMPGPLSWFFHRLPRPLHRVETGANHVAQLLVPVLLFTPQPVATWAAVVIVVTQLWLVLSGNFAWLNWLTIILAISAVDASVLGAGHLVTPRAAAGPLWFAVLVSAMTVFVLLRSYRPARNLVSRRQLMNTSFDPLHLVNAYGAFGTITRVRYEVVVEGTAETELTDAVRWQEYGFKGKPGDVRRLSRQFAPYHLRLDWLMWFAALSPAHAAPWFGPFMERLLENDRDTLRLLRHNPFPDAPPAHIRARLFRYRFTTWRELRESGAWWHREPVGLYFPPTPPAPPVPPVPRT, via the coding sequence GTGGAGTGGTTCTGGGCACCGGAGTACACACTGAGCCGGCTGGTCTTCCAGCGGGCGCTGGCAGTGGTCTACCTGATCGCGTTCGTGGCGGCGGCCCGGCAGTTCCGGGCCCTGACCGGGGAGTACGGCTTACTGCCGGCACCGCGGTTTCTGGCACGGGCGCCCTTCCGGCGCGCGCCGGGCGTCTTCCACCTCCACTACTCGGACCGCTTCTTCGCCGGGTGGGCCTGGCTGGGAGCGCTGCTTGCGGCGGCCGTCGCGGCGGGCGCCGCCGACGCCGTACCCCTGTGGGCCGCGATGGTGTGGTGGGCGGCGCTGTGGGTCATGTACCTGTCGATCGTGAACGTGGGTCAGATCTGGTACGGCTTCGGCTGGGAATCGCTGCTGCTGGAGACCGGCTCCCTGGCCGTCTTCCTGGGCAACGCCCGGACCGCGCCGCCGGTGCTGGTGGTCTGGTTGTTGCGCTGGGTGCTCTTCCGGGTGGAATTCGGCGCGGGTCTGATCAAGATGCGCGGCGACCGCTGCTGGCGCGATCTGACCTGCCTCTGCTACCACCACGAGACGCAGCCGATGCCGGGGCCGCTCAGCTGGTTCTTCCACCGGCTGCCCAGGCCGCTCCACCGGGTCGAGACCGGCGCCAACCACGTGGCCCAACTGCTCGTGCCCGTACTGCTGTTCACCCCGCAACCGGTGGCGACCTGGGCTGCGGTGGTGATCGTGGTCACTCAGCTGTGGCTGGTGCTCTCGGGTAATTTCGCCTGGCTGAACTGGCTGACGATCATCCTGGCGATTTCCGCCGTCGACGCGTCCGTCCTGGGCGCCGGACACCTGGTCACACCGCGGGCCGCGGCGGGGCCGCTGTGGTTCGCGGTGCTGGTGTCGGCGATGACGGTGTTCGTTCTCCTGCGGAGCTACCGGCCGGCTCGCAACCTGGTCTCGCGGCGGCAGCTGATGAACACGTCCTTCGACCCGCTGCACCTGGTCAACGCGTACGGGGCGTTCGGCACCATTACCCGCGTCAGGTACGAAGTGGTGGTCGAGGGCACCGCGGAGACCGAGCTCACCGACGCTGTCCGGTGGCAGGAGTACGGCTTCAAGGGCAAACCGGGTGACGTACGCCGGCTTTCCCGGCAGTTCGCTCCGTACCACCTGCGGCTGGACTGGCTGATGTGGTTCGCGGCCCTCTCCCCGGCCCACGCGGCTCCGTGGTTCGGACCGTTCATGGAGCGGCTGCTGGAGAACGACCGTGACACGCTGCGGCTGCTGCGGCACAACCCTTTCCCGGACGCACCACCGGCGCATATCCGGGCTCGGCTGTTCCGCTACCGGTTCACCACCTGGCGGGAGCTGCGGGAGAGCGGGGCATGGTGGCATCGGGAGCCGGTGGGTCTCTACTTCCCGCCAACACCGCCTGCACCACCAGTCCCACCTGTACCGCGCACCTGA
- the cobM gene encoding precorrin-4 C(11)-methyltransferase, with protein MTVYFIGAGPGAADLITVRGARLLASCGVCLYAGSLVPRELLAECPADARLTDTAQLNLDEITAELIRADQEGQDVARLHSGDPSVFSAMAEQMRRLDAAGVNYEVVPGVPAFAAAAAALKRELTVPTVGQTVILTRVAQRATAMPDGEDLATLGRSGALMVLHLAVQHTERVVAELLPHYGADCPAAVVALASRPGEVVLRGTLDTIAGQVAEAGILRTAVIMAGRTLAAEQFGDSHLYSRERERHSCQ; from the coding sequence ATGACCGTGTACTTCATCGGCGCCGGGCCCGGCGCCGCGGACCTCATCACGGTGCGCGGCGCCCGTCTGCTCGCGTCCTGCGGTGTCTGCCTCTACGCGGGCAGCCTGGTACCGCGTGAGCTGCTGGCCGAATGCCCGGCGGACGCCAGGCTGACCGACACCGCGCAGCTCAACCTCGATGAGATCACCGCCGAGCTGATACGCGCCGACCAGGAGGGCCAGGATGTGGCCCGCCTGCACTCCGGGGACCCCTCGGTCTTCAGCGCGATGGCCGAGCAGATGCGCCGGCTCGACGCGGCGGGGGTGAACTACGAGGTGGTGCCCGGCGTTCCCGCCTTCGCCGCGGCGGCCGCGGCGCTGAAGCGCGAACTGACGGTCCCCACCGTGGGCCAGACCGTGATCCTCACCCGCGTCGCCCAGCGCGCCACCGCGATGCCGGACGGCGAGGATCTCGCCACACTCGGCCGCAGCGGCGCGCTGATGGTGCTGCACCTGGCAGTGCAGCACACCGAGCGGGTCGTGGCGGAGCTGCTGCCGCACTACGGCGCCGACTGCCCGGCCGCTGTGGTGGCGCTGGCCAGCCGGCCCGGCGAAGTCGTCCTGCGGGGCACCCTCGACACCATCGCGGGACAGGTCGCGGAGGCGGGCATCCTGCGCACGGCGGTCATCATGGCCGGCCGCACGCTCGCCGCCGAACAGTTCGGCGACAGCCACCTCTACTCGCGGGAGCGGGAGCGCCACTCCTGCCAGTGA
- a CDS encoding acyl carrier protein encodes MCGIIRAALGPSAPAEIGLDDELHELGIESLTILEIVVRVEQECGITIGDSEIFEAALRRVGDLVKLSQSHVGNS; translated from the coding sequence GTGTGCGGGATCATCAGAGCCGCACTAGGCCCGTCAGCCCCGGCCGAGATCGGGCTTGATGACGAGCTGCACGAACTCGGCATCGAATCGTTGACGATTCTTGAAATCGTCGTCCGGGTCGAGCAGGAATGCGGCATCACGATCGGCGACAGCGAGATATTCGAGGCCGCGCTGCGGCGGGTCGGCGATCTCGTGAAGCTGTCCCAGTCGCACGTCGGAAACTCCTAG
- the cbiE gene encoding precorrin-6y C5,15-methyltransferase (decarboxylating) subunit CbiE: protein MAPAPSPRPAPAPVTVVGIGADGWDGLPAASQQALLNAQVLIGGARQLDLLPPLCPGERVEWPSPLRPAVPGILAAHAGRRISVLASGDPMLYGIGRTLTEVLGGGEGEIRVLPYPSSVSYACARLGWPVEDTEVVTLVGRPTARLAAALHDRRRILVLSAGAATPAEVAAHLTGHGFGASRMRVLEQLGGERENVTDGTAATWPHPPGDPLNVIAVDCRRAPGTLRTGVVPGLPDEAYEHDGQLTKRHVRAATLGALAPAPGELLWDIGGGSGSIAIEWMRTHPSCRAITVERDPVRAERIARNAARLGAPALRVVTGAAPDALAGLPAPDAVFVGGGLTAPGLLDACWDALPDGGRLVANTVTLESEALLADRYRRHGGDLVRLAVAHAVPVGGFTGWRQAMPVTQWAVEKQWAVEKNPYPPHPGEDR, encoded by the coding sequence GTGGCCCCCGCACCGTCCCCGCGCCCCGCCCCGGCGCCCGTCACCGTCGTCGGAATCGGAGCCGACGGCTGGGACGGACTTCCCGCCGCGTCACAGCAGGCCCTGCTGAACGCCCAGGTCCTCATCGGCGGCGCCCGCCAACTGGACTTGCTCCCACCGCTGTGCCCGGGTGAGCGGGTCGAGTGGCCCTCACCGCTGCGTCCCGCCGTCCCGGGGATCCTCGCCGCACACGCCGGACGCCGTATCTCCGTACTGGCCAGTGGCGACCCCATGCTCTACGGCATCGGGCGGACGCTGACCGAGGTGCTCGGCGGGGGCGAGGGCGAGATCCGGGTACTGCCGTATCCCTCGTCCGTCTCGTACGCGTGCGCCCGGCTGGGCTGGCCGGTCGAGGACACGGAGGTCGTCACCCTCGTCGGCCGGCCCACCGCCCGGCTGGCCGCCGCGCTGCACGACCGCCGCCGGATCCTGGTGCTCAGCGCGGGAGCCGCCACACCCGCCGAGGTGGCGGCGCACCTGACCGGTCACGGCTTCGGAGCGAGCCGGATGCGGGTGCTCGAACAGCTCGGCGGCGAGCGGGAGAACGTCACCGATGGCACCGCCGCGACTTGGCCGCATCCGCCCGGCGACCCGCTGAACGTGATCGCGGTCGACTGCCGCCGCGCCCCCGGCACCTTGCGGACCGGAGTCGTCCCCGGGCTGCCCGACGAAGCGTACGAACACGACGGCCAGCTCACCAAGCGCCATGTGCGCGCCGCCACCCTGGGCGCGCTCGCCCCCGCCCCCGGCGAACTGCTCTGGGACATCGGGGGCGGCTCCGGGTCCATCGCCATCGAGTGGATGCGCACGCACCCGTCCTGCCGCGCCATCACCGTCGAGCGCGACCCGGTGCGGGCCGAGCGCATCGCCCGCAACGCCGCCCGGCTCGGCGCCCCCGCGCTGCGCGTCGTCACCGGCGCCGCCCCGGACGCACTGGCCGGACTGCCCGCGCCGGACGCGGTGTTCGTCGGGGGAGGACTGACCGCCCCGGGCCTGCTGGACGCGTGCTGGGACGCCCTGCCCGACGGCGGGCGGCTCGTCGCCAACACGGTGACGCTGGAGTCCGAGGCGCTGCTCGCCGACCGCTACCGCAGACACGGCGGCGACCTGGTACGCCTCGCCGTCGCGCATGCCGTGCCCGTCGGAGGCTTCACCGGCTGGCGGCAGGCCATGCCGGTCACCCAGTGGGCCGTTGAGAAGCAGTGGGCCGTCGAGAAGAACCCGTACCCTCCCCATCCTGGAGAAGACAGATGA